The Candidatus Eisenbacteria bacterium genomic sequence TCAGTCTCGCCAGTCGAGCGACTGGCGCATCATCTGCTCGTACTGCTCGAAGTCCATCTGCTTGTAGGCGGTCGCGATCATGTGCGCGTCCTCGCCGGCGAGGTAGCGCAGCTTCGGGGCGGGATCGTGGACGGCGTCGTAGATGAGGTTCGCGACCTCGGCGGGATCGGCCATCTCGCCGCCGGGACGCAGCCGCACGAGCCGTTCGTCGAAGCGCTCGGAGTACGCCCAGTAGGGCGACTTGGACGTGAATCCTGCGCCGGGGAACGCATTGTCCAGAAGCCGCGTCCCATACTGCCCGGGCTCGATCAGGACCACGCGCACCCCGAACGGGTGCACCTCGAAGTGGAGCGCCTCGGAGATGGCTTCGAGCGCGTGCTTGCTGGCGGAGTAGTAGCCGCCGTACGGCCGCGCGACGAGTCCGGCGATGGACGAGACGTTGACGATCGTGCCGGTGCGCCGCGAGCGCATGCGCGGCAACACCGCGCGGATCACGCGCAGCGTGCCGAAGACGTTGGTGTCGAACTGCTTGTGGACGTCGTCCGGGGTCGCGTCCTCGATCGACGAGCGCAGCTCGATGCCGGCGTTGTTCACCAGCACGTCGACGTCGCCCGCCTCGCGCACGGCGGCGTCGACCGACGCCTGGTCGCAGACGTCGAGCCGGGCGACGCGGATCGACAGGCGCTCCTCGACCGCCGCGGCGAGCTCCCTGGGCGCCTTCGCCGGGGTGCGCATCGTCGCGAGCACCCGGTCGCCGGCGCGCGCGAAGCGGAGCGCCGTCAGCAGTCCGAAGCCACTCGAGCAGCCGGTGACGAGAACGTTCGCCATGGGCCGCTTCTGACCACACTGACCGATTGAATGCAATGGGTCATTCAGGTATCCAGGGGCATGGCGGACGCCGAACCCCTGGGGGACGTCGCGACCCGGCTCCTGTTCGAGAACGAGCGGGTGAAGGTCTGGGAGATGCTGCTCGAGCCGGGCGAGGCCTCGGCACGACACGAGCACACCATGGACTACCTCCTGTGCATCATCGAGGGCACGAGCATCGACGCCGACTCGGACGGCGGGCAGCGCCTGACGATCCCGGTCGAGCCCGGCACCGTCTTCTGCGTGCCGCGCGGCGGCGTCGAGCGGGCCGTCAACCGAAGCCGGACGCGCTTTCGCGAGATCCTGATCGAGCTGAAGGACTGATGGCCCGCGCCGCCACCGCCGCCCGGCGCACGCCCGACGACAAGCGCACCGTCATCCTCGACGCCGCGCTCCTGCTGTTCGGCCGCTATGGCTACCGCCGCACCTCCATCGACGACATCGCGCGCGAGGCCGGCATCGCCAAGGGCACCGTCT encodes the following:
- a CDS encoding SDR family oxidoreductase — its product is MANVLVTGCSSGFGLLTALRFARAGDRVLATMRTPAKAPRELAAAVEERLSIRVARLDVCDQASVDAAVREAGDVDVLVNNAGIELRSSIEDATPDDVHKQFDTNVFGTLRVIRAVLPRMRSRRTGTIVNVSSIAGLVARPYGGYYSASKHALEAISEALHFEVHPFGVRVVLIEPGQYGTRLLDNAFPGAGFTSKSPYWAYSERFDERLVRLRPGGEMADPAEVANLIYDAVHDPAPKLRYLAGEDAHMIATAYKQMDFEQYEQMMRQSLDWRD